Proteins from a single region of Pseudomonas sp. BSw22131:
- the rsxB gene encoding electron transport complex subunit RsxB, whose translation MSLIQRIDALLPQTQCGKCGHPGCKPYAEGLSGGEAINKCPPGGDETIAQLAQLLRVPVIALDTDRGLAPSQVAFIREAECIGCTKCIQACPVDAIVGAAKLMHTVIVDECTGCDLCVAPCPVDCIEMRPLPPATTAIVGGLAFSHTQYQTRLKKRDHARHRFESRKARLKREDDQRLSERLARARKTLSGTAAPQAEAGNSPSGNAAANSETAMKQARIAVAMSRAQLNKSLKAFGHPPIAEQAARLVELQREFERAEHALETLKAADSGPSTAIVSKPDNAALNRAKLQVAMRRATLKKAFAAQAPADQIETLNAAVIEAERMLSELEMEMEMPAGFGTNS comes from the coding sequence ATGAGCCTGATACAACGCATCGACGCCCTGCTACCGCAAACGCAATGCGGCAAATGTGGACATCCAGGCTGTAAACCGTACGCGGAAGGTCTGTCGGGCGGCGAAGCCATCAACAAATGTCCGCCGGGTGGCGACGAAACCATCGCTCAACTGGCGCAACTGCTCCGAGTCCCTGTCATAGCCCTCGATACTGACCGCGGACTTGCCCCCTCCCAGGTCGCATTCATTCGTGAAGCCGAGTGCATAGGCTGCACCAAATGCATACAAGCGTGTCCGGTTGATGCAATAGTTGGCGCGGCCAAACTGATGCACACCGTCATCGTCGACGAATGCACCGGATGCGACTTGTGCGTGGCGCCTTGCCCTGTCGACTGCATCGAAATGCGGCCATTACCTCCCGCGACAACTGCAATCGTTGGCGGACTGGCGTTTTCCCATACTCAATACCAGACACGTCTCAAAAAGCGCGATCATGCCCGCCATCGGTTCGAATCCCGTAAAGCGAGGCTGAAGCGAGAAGACGACCAGCGACTCTCCGAGCGACTCGCTCGCGCCAGGAAAACGCTGTCCGGCACCGCTGCCCCACAAGCTGAAGCAGGCAACAGCCCATCAGGGAATGCAGCTGCAAACAGCGAAACTGCCATGAAACAGGCTCGCATAGCCGTTGCAATGAGCCGGGCGCAACTTAATAAATCTCTGAAAGCATTCGGTCATCCACCCATCGCCGAACAAGCCGCACGCCTGGTAGAGCTTCAGCGAGAATTTGAAAGGGCCGAACACGCGCTTGAAACATTAAAAGCGGCTGACTCAGGCCCTTCGACGGCTATCGTTTCAAAACCTGATAACGCTGCGCTGAACCGGGCGAAACTTCAAGTTGCGATGCGTCGGGCCACCTTGAAAAAAGCTTTTGCGGCACAAGCGCCAGCGGATCAGATCGAGACCCTGAATGCAGCCGTCATCGAAGCCGAGCGAATGCTGAGCGAACTGGAAATGGAAATGGAAATGCCCGCAGGATTTGGTACTAACAGCTGA
- the nth gene encoding endonuclease III, with protein sequence MNAAKRLEIFRRLHEDNPDPKTELAYTTAFELLISVILSAQATDISVNKATARLYPVANTPEAIHALGVDGLSQYIKTIGLYNSKAKNVIETCRLLVERHNSEVPQTREALEALPGVGRKTANVVLNTAFRQIAMAVDTHIFRVSNRTGIAKGKNVVEVEKQLMKFVPRDFLLDAHHWLILHGRYVCQARKPRCGSCRIEDLCEYKDKTSDD encoded by the coding sequence ATGAATGCAGCTAAACGTCTGGAAATTTTTCGTCGGCTGCACGAAGACAATCCTGACCCGAAAACCGAACTGGCTTATACCACTGCGTTCGAGTTGCTGATTTCGGTCATCCTCTCGGCGCAAGCGACCGACATAAGCGTCAACAAAGCAACCGCCCGCCTCTACCCGGTGGCAAATACGCCAGAGGCGATCCACGCGCTAGGTGTCGACGGCCTTTCGCAGTACATCAAGACGATCGGGCTCTATAACAGCAAAGCGAAAAATGTGATCGAGACCTGTCGGCTTTTGGTTGAGCGGCATAACAGCGAAGTGCCGCAGACCCGAGAAGCGCTGGAAGCGCTGCCGGGCGTGGGTCGCAAAACTGCGAACGTGGTGCTCAACACCGCCTTCCGACAGATAGCGATGGCGGTAGATACCCATATTTTCCGGGTAAGCAATCGAACCGGGATCGCAAAGGGCAAGAATGTGGTCGAGGTCGAGAAGCAGTTAATGAAATTCGTGCCGAGGGACTTTCTTCTGGACGCTCATCACTGGCTAATTTTGCATGGACGTTATGTGTGTCAGGCAAGAAAGCCTCGCTGTGGCAGTTGCCGAATAGAAGATCTTTGTGAATACAAGGACAAAACGTCGGACGATTGA
- a CDS encoding PA3496 family putative envelope integrity protein, giving the protein MSTGKEQLDADDDFIAVDPEDNAQSPVEPAKTNLNKRRTIDNLLEERRLQRQLADYDFDL; this is encoded by the coding sequence ATGAGCACTGGCAAAGAGCAATTGGATGCAGATGACGATTTTATCGCCGTAGACCCTGAGGACAACGCACAGTCACCCGTGGAACCCGCGAAGACCAACCTCAATAAGCGTCGCACTATCGATAATCTTCTTGAAGAACGTCGCCTGCAGAGACAACTGGCAGATTACGACTTCGATCTTTGA
- a CDS encoding response regulator transcription factor: MNKVLIVDDHPVIRLAVRMLMERHGYEVIAETDNGVDALQLAREHLPDIVILDIGIPKLDGLEVIARLSAMTLQFKVLILTSQAPGHFSMRCMQAGAAGYVCKQQDLTELLSAIKAVLSGYSYFPNQALHTVRSSLGNASEAEMVDRLSGREMMVLQQLARGKTNKEIADGMFLSNKTVSTYKTRLLLKLNAHSLVDLIELAQRNGLV; this comes from the coding sequence ATGAATAAAGTGTTGATCGTCGATGATCACCCTGTCATTCGCCTTGCTGTGCGCATGCTGATGGAGCGTCATGGTTATGAGGTCATTGCAGAGACGGATAACGGAGTAGACGCCTTGCAGCTGGCACGCGAGCATTTGCCAGATATTGTCATTCTGGACATTGGCATCCCCAAACTCGATGGTCTTGAAGTCATTGCAAGGCTGTCTGCGATGACCTTGCAATTCAAGGTGTTGATTCTGACCTCTCAGGCGCCGGGGCATTTTTCCATGCGCTGTATGCAGGCAGGAGCGGCAGGTTATGTTTGCAAGCAGCAAGACCTGACTGAACTGCTCAGTGCCATCAAGGCTGTCCTTTCAGGCTATAGCTATTTTCCGAATCAGGCATTGCACACCGTACGTTCCAGCCTGGGCAACGCCAGCGAGGCAGAAATGGTCGACCGGCTCTCCGGTCGCGAGATGATGGTGCTACAGCAACTGGCGCGCGGTAAAACCAATAAGGAAATAGCCGATGGAATGTTTTTAAGCAATAAAACAGTCAGCACCTATAAAACCAGGCTTCTACTCAAGCTCAACGCTCACTCGCTTGTCGATCTCATTGAGCTTGCCCAGCGCAACGGCTTGGTCTAG